The genomic interval TACCAGTTCCATCAGGTTATCGTTGGTCGGGGCACAAGTCGGCTGAATAATGAAAACGTCTTTACCGCGAACATTTTCATTGATCTCAGTGCTGATTTCGCCGTCGGAGAACTTACCGACAGAGACGTCACCGAGAGGGATATGCAGCTGACGTACGACACGCCGAGCCAGATCGGGGTTAGCGTTCCCCGTAAAGACCATCATCTTGGACACGCGCAGTACCTGAAGGCTGAGGGTATACCTGGATGAGTATAAGGAAAATGGCAGGGGCGGCTGGATTCGAACCAACGCATGGCAGGATCAAAACCTGCTGCCTTACCGCTTGGCGACGCCCCTGTATCTGTTGCTGCGAACGCTTATGCGCTCGACTTCTTGACCAGACTTTGCAGCTTGCGATGCAACATCGAAATATTGCTTCCTTTCGCCACAAACCCTGTTTGGGTCGCTGAAAGAAGGGCCAGAACTTTATCAGCTTCGGCTTTGCTTGGGAAGGCCCCAAACACACAACTTCCAGTGCCGGTTAGTCGAGCCTCAGTGAATTTACCCAGTGAATTCAACGCATTGCGAACTTCTGGGTAACTCTGCTCTACCACCGGTTGGCAGTCATTTCGACTGTTTCCCTCGGGAACGGGGCGCATATTAAGGGGGAGGGAATCACGTGTCAACTGCGGATGTGAAAAAATTTCTACTGTGCTGACAGACACTTGCGGCACCAGCACGACATACCAAGGCTCTTCAGGGTCGACCGGGGTCAACTGTTCGCCCACACCCTGGGCGAACGCCGCATGGCCGCGCACGAATACCGGTACGTCGGCACCCAGGCTCAGGCCCAGTGCGGCCAGGCGGTCTTCGTCCCAGTCCAGTTGCCACAGGTGGGCGAGGGCCTGCAGGGTGGTTGCGGCGTCCGAGCTGCCGCCGCCGATGCCGCCACCCATGGGCAGCACTTTGGTCAGCCAGATATCGGCACCCAATGGGCTGCCGGACTGTTCCTGCAGCTTGCGCGCAGCACGCACGATCAGGTTGCTGTCGTGCGGTACTGCCTCGATCTCGGTGTGCAGGCGGATCACGCCATCGTCACGTACGGCGAAACTCAGTTCGTCGCCATGGTCGAGAAACTGGAATACGGTTTCCAGCTCGTGATAGCCATCAGCGCGACGCCCGATGATGTGCAGCCACAGGTTGAGCTTGGCCGGGGCGGGCAGGGTGAGCGTGTGCATGAAATCAGTGCCCCAGCTGGCGTGGCTGCCAGTCCTTGACCACCAGGGTCACGTCCAGATTCTTGCCGTGCAGTTTCAGGCGCTCGGGCAACCAATAGCCATTCTGTTCGGTGTAGCTCAGGTACTGCACCTGCCAGCCATCCTGGTCAAGGCTGGCCAGGCGGCTGTCGCCGTCCAGAGTCAGCTTGCTCTTGCTGTCGGGGGCGGGCAGGCCGCGGACCCACCACACCAGGTGCGATACTGGCAGCTGCCAGCCGAGCTGCTCTTCCAGCAGGGCTTCCGGGCTGGTGGCCTCGAAGCGGCCCTGGTTGGCCACTTCGAGCACAACGCCACCGGGGCGGCCGGTCAGTCGTGCGGCACCACGGCCGAGTGGGCCAGCCAGGCGAATGTCGTAATAGTCCTGGCGCTGCAGCCAGAAGAGCGTGCCGCTACCTGAATCGCGCGGCGCGCGGATGCCGACTTTGCCGTTGATCTGCCAGCCATCAAGGCTGCTCAACTGCGCTTTATGGGCGCGCCACTGCTGCGGGTCGCCGTGCCCTTGCAGGGCCTCGCGGCTACCGAAGCCGGCACAGCCAGCCAGCAGGGCGATCAGGGTGAAGGTGATGCAATGGCGCAGGAACATGGCGTTAAAGGGTCTCGGATCCGGTCAGGCGCAAAAGGGTTTTGCGCAGGATGGGGCTGTCGGCCTGGGCTTCGAAGCCCTTGGCCCATACCTGGCGGGCTTCGCGGCGCTTGCCATTAGCCCACAGCACTTCGCCCAGGTGGGCGGCCACTTCGTGGTCGGGGAAGTTGGCAAAGGCTTGGCGCAGGTAGGTTTCAGCCTCGTCGAGGTTGCCCAGACGGTAATTGACCCAGCCCAGGCTGTCGAGTACCGCCGGGTCGTCCGGGGTCAGCTGGTGGGCCTTGTCAATCAGCGCCTTGGCTTCGGTGTAGCGGGTGGTACGGTCGGCCAGGGTGTAGCCCAGGGCGTTCAAGGCCATGGCATTTTCCGGCTCGCGGGCGATGATGGCGCGCAGGTCCTTTTCCAGTTGGCCAAGGTCGTCGCGCTTTTCGGCCAGCATGGCGCGCGTGTACAGCAGGTTGAGGTCGTCCGGGTAGCGCTGGATGGCTTGCTGCAGCACCTGGCTGGCCTGGGCGTCCTTGTTGTTGTTGCTGTAACTTTCCGATTCGATCAGGAACAGCTGGATGGCGTAGTCCGGCTGGGCTTCGCGGGCCTCGGCGAGCAGGCGTGAAGCCTCGGTGCCGCGGCCGTTGGCAATCAGGATGTCGGCCTGGCGCAGCTGCGCCGGCAGGTAATCGGGGCCAGGGCCGACCAGGGCGTACTCGCGCAGGGCGCCAGCGGGGTCGTGGCGTTCTTCGCGGATGCGGCCCAGGTTCAGGTGTGCGGCGTCGACGTTGCTGTCGCGCTCGACCAGCTCCTGCAGGTAGCCTTCGGCTTCATCCCAGTCTTTGTTTTCCAGGCACACCAGGGCCAGTGAGTAACGCAGCTCGTCATCGTCGGGGTATTGCTGGACCAGGCTGAGGAACTCGCCCTTGGCATCGCCGATGCGGTCCTGTTCGACCAGGGTGCGGGCATAGGTCAGGCGCAGGCGCTTGTCATCCGGGTTGTCGCGGATCGCGCCGCGCAGCAGCGGCAGGGCCTCGGGGCCACGGTCCAGGGCCTGAAGCAGGCGGGCGCGCAGCAGGATCGGGGCAATTTCGCCGTTTTGCGTCGGGTGCGATTCGAGCAGCTCCAGCGCCTCTTCAGCCTTGCCGTCCTGGTTCAGCAGCAGTGCCTTGCCGAATATCAGCTGGCCGTTGTCGGGGTATTTCACCAGCAGGCGCTCGAAGCTTTGCAGCAAGCCGTCGCGGGTGCTCTGGTCGGTTTCGGCGGCTGACAAGGCGAGGAAGTCGAAGTGAGTGTCGCCTTGGCCCTGCAGCACTTTTTCCATGTAGGCCATGGCGTCGTCATAACGGCCGGCGCGGGCTAGCTGGATGGCGGCGGCGCGCTGGGCGTCGAGGTTCTGCGGGTCATTGCGGGCCCAGACCAGCGCGTTATCCAGCGCCGGCTCGTCGGCGCCGAGGTATTCGGCAATGCGGTAGGCACGCTCGGAAACCCCGGGGTCCTGGGTTTTTGCTGCCTGGTCGGTGTAGTTGGCCAAGGCGATATCGAAGCGGTTGCGCTGGCCAGCCAGTTCCGCGACCAGCAGGCTGTAAAGCGTGTCCTGCTTGAACGAGCCATACACCACGGGCTTTTCCGCCTCGCCCTTGCCGGCTTCGGCGATGGGAGGCTCGGCCTTTTGCGGGGCCAGGTTCTGGCAGCCCTGGAGCAGGGCGAAGGCAAGCAGCAATGCGTATGGTTTGTTCATAGAAGGCTTTAGGAGGACTCACCGGCGGTCGGAGCATGATGACACAAGCGCGGGGGCAAACCCACCTGCGAAGGTATGAAGCTACGCTCAGCACATGCAGACCGCGCAGCGCGCGCAGCGTTCGCCCGGGCATTGCCACGATGCCCAGCGCTCGCGCGCGCTCACGCTCTTGTTTCTGCTTCTGCTTCTGCTTCTGCTTCTGCTTCTAAGCGCGCGATAGTTCAAGCGACGCAGATTGCGACTTCAGGAGGCCGAGCGCAGGGCTTGCGTAGGGAGGTGACGGGCATGGATGCCCGTCAAGCGCTGGGCCCCAGGATGGGGCCTGCAGCGCGGTCCTCCCGGGAGCAAGCCCGGAGCGAGGGGACCCCGGAGCGAAGCGCAGGGGCCGGATGATGGGAGCGGACGGCTTTGGTTACTTTGGCCAAGACCAAAGTAACCCGCCGGAAGGGCGGAAAGGTGACTTGGCGCCACCTGCGCGAACGAATGTCTACACTGTGCTAAGGCCCACATCGCAAGAAGCGAAAAGCGGATCTGGCTGTTTTGGTTCAGCGAACAGTCCATTTGCGATGGCGACGCTGACTCACCTTTTCGCCCTTACGGCGAGTCACTTTTTGTCAAACGCGACAAAAAGTAACCAAAAAACGCTGCGCTCCCATCATCCGGCCCCTGCGCTTCGCTCCGGGGTTCCCTCACTCCGGCCTTGCTCCCGGGAGGACCGCGCTGCAGGCCCCATCCTGGGGCCCAGCGCTTGACGGGCATCCATGCCCGTCACCTCCCTTCGCAAGGCCTGCGTTCGGCCTCCTGAAGTCGCGAAAATCAAAAGCAGATCAAAAGCCAGATCAAAAGCAGATCAAAAGCGGGAGTGAAAGCTGAAATCAACGCTCATCCTTGCCCGCGAGCGGCGATAGCCGCAGCGCTATCAGCGCAATAGCGAACGGTGGTTGTTCTAATACCTGTGAAAGAGGACAATTATCGGCTTCCCGTCACAACCAGCGACCTTGCATGGCCTTTCTTGCACTTGGTATCAACCATAAGACTGCCTCGGTAGACGTACGCGAGCGCGTGGCGTTTACCCCAGAGCAGCTGGTAGACGCCCTGCAGCAGCTCTGCCGGCTGACTTCCAGCCGCGAAGCGGCGATCCTGTCGACCTGCAACCGCAGCGAGCTCTATATAGAGCAGGACCACTTGTCTGCCGACGCCGTGCTGCAATGGCTGGCCGACTATCACCGCCTCAGCCTGGACGAGTTGCGCGCCAGTGCCTACGTGCATGAAGAGCATGATGCCGTTAAGCACATGATGCGCGTGGCTTCGGGCCTGGACTCGCTGGTGCTCGGCGAGCCGCAGATCCTCGGCCAGATGAAGTCAGCCTACGCCGTGGCGCGGGAGGCCGGCACCGTCGGCCCGTTGCTCGGGCGCCTGTTCCAGGCCACCTTCAGCGCCGCCAAGCAGGTGCGCACCGACACCGCCATTGGTGAAAACCCGGTATCGGTGGCGTTTGCCGCAGTCAGCCTGGCCAAACAGATTTTCAGCGACCTGGGCCGCAGCCAGGCCTTGTTGATCGGTGCCGGCGAAACCATCACCCTGGTCGCACGCCACCTGCATGAGCAAGGCGTGCGGCGTATCGTCGTGGCCAACCGTACCCTGGAGCGGGCCAGTACCCTGGCCGAGCAGTTTGGCGCACACGCCGTACTGCTGGCCGACATCCCCCAGGAACTGGCCAACAGCGACATCGTCATCAGTTCCACCGCCAGCCAGTTGCCCATCCTGGGCAAGGGCGCGGTCGAGAGTGCGCTGAAACAGCGCCGGCACAAGCCGATCTTCATGGTCGACATTGCCGTGCCGCGCGACATCGAACCTGAAGTCGGCGAGCTGGACGACGTGTACCTGTACACTGTCGATGACCTGCATGACGTGGTGGCGGAAAACCTCAAGAGCCGCCAGGGCGCAGCCCAGGCGGCTGAAGAACTGGTCTCGGTGGGCGCCGAGGATTTCATGCTGCGCCTGCGTGAACTGGCGGCGGTGGACGTGCTCAAGGCCTACCGCCAGCAGAGCGAGCGCCTGCGTGACGACGAATTGCAAAAGGCCCAGCGCCTGCTGGCCAACGGCGGCAACCCCGAGGACGTACTGGCCCAACTGGCCCGGGGGCTGACCAACAAACTCCTGCATGCGCCCAGCGTGCAGTTGAAAAAGCTCTCGGCCGAGGGCCGCCTTGATGCGCTGGCCATGGCCCAGGAACTCTTTGCCCTCAACGAGGGCTCCACGGACAAATCCCCGCAATGAAAGCGTCGCTGCTGAACAAACTGGATATCCTCCAGGACCGCTTCGAAGAGCTCACCGCACTGCTCGGTGATGCTGAGGTCATTTCCGACCAGACGCGCTTTCGCGCGTATTCCCGTGAATATGCCGAGGTCGAGCCGGTCTACGCTGCTTATAAAGAGTGGTGCAAAGTCCAGGGTGACCTTGAGGGCGCCCAGGCATTGCTCAAGGACAGCGACCCGGACCTGCGTGAAATGGCCGTGGAAGAAGTGCGTGAAGCCAAGGAACAGCTGCTGACGCTGGAGGCGAAGCTGCAACGCATGCTGCTGCCCAAAGACCCCAACGACGGCCGCAACGTGTTCCTCGAAATTCGCGCCGGTACGGGTGGCGACGAGGCGGCCATCTTCTCTGGCGACCTGTTCCGCATGTATTCGCGCTACGCCGAAAAACGCGGCTGGCGCCTGGAGATCTTGTCCGAGAACGAAGGCGAGCACGGCGGCTACAAGGAAATCATCGCCCGTGTCGAGGGTGAGCACGTGTACGGCAAGCTCAAGTTCGAGTCTGGCGCACACCGTGTTCAGCGCGTGCCGGAAACCGAATCCCAAGGCCGCGTGCACACCTCCGCCTGCACAGTGGCGGTGCTGCCCGAGCCGGACGAACAAGCAGCCATCGAAATCAACCCGGCCGATCTGCGCGTGGACACCTACCGTGCATCGGGCGCGGGTGGTCAGCACGTGAACAAGACCGACTCGGCGATCCGTATTACCCACTTGCCCACCGGTATCGTGGTCGAGTGCCAGGAAGAGCGTTCGCAGCACAAGAACCGCGCCCGTGCCATGTCCTGGCTGTCGGCCAAGCTCAACGACATGCAGACCAGCGCAGCACAGAATGCCATTGCCAGCGAGCGCAAACTGCTGGTGGGGTCCGGTGACCGTTCCGAGCGCATCCGCACCTACAATTATCCACAGGGTCGGGTAACCGATCACCGTATCAACCTGACCTTGTACTCGCTGGACGACATCCTCAGCGGTGGCGTGGACGCAGTGATCGAACCGCTGCTGGCCGAATACCAGGCCGATCAACTGGCTGCCCTGGGGGACTGATGACCATCATCGCCAGCTTGCTGCGCAACGCGCAGCTGCCCGAGTCGCCCACCGAGCGGCTGGATGCCGAATTGCTGCTGGCTGCTGCCATCGGCAAGTCGCGCAGCTACCTGCACACCTGGCCCGAGCGAATCGTCAGCAGCGAAGATGCCCAGACTTACGCCGGTTACCTTCAGCGCCGCCGTGGCGGCGAGCCGGTCGCTTACATCCTCGGGCAGCAGGGCTTCTGGACGATCGACCTGGAAGTGGCGCCGCATACCCTGATCCCGCGGCCGGATACCGAGCTGTTGGTCGAGACTGCCCTTGAGCTGCAACCCGCCTCGCCGGCCAAGGTCCTTGACCTGGGCACCGGTACCGGTGCGATTGCCCTGGCCCTGGCCAGCGATCGCCCGGCCTGGCAGCTGACTGCAGTTGACCGGGTGGAAGAAGCCGCTGCCCTGGCCGAGCGCAACCGCCAACGTTTGGGTCTGAGCAACGCGCAGGTGCGGGTAAGCCACTGGTTCGACAGCCTGGCCGGCGAGCGTTTCGACCTGATTGTCAGCAACCCCCCCTATATTGCCGCCGCAGACCCACACCTGGTGGCCGGTGACGTGCGCTTCGAGCCCAGCAGTGCACTGGTGGCCGGTGCCGATGGCCTGGACGACCTGCGCGTGATCGTTGCCCAGGCCCCCGCGCACCTGTTGCCCGGTGGCTGGTTGCTGTTGGAACATGGCTACGACCAGGCAGCGGCGGTACGCGCTTTGCTGGCTGAGCAAGGCTTTATCGAGGTCGCCAGCCGAACGGACCTGGGCGGCCATGAACGCATTACCCTGGGGCGCCTGCCATGCTGAGTGATCAGGAACTTCTGCGTTACAGCCGGCAGGTATTGCTGGCCCAGATCGACATCGACGGCCAGTTACGGCTCAAGCAGAGCAAGGCACTGATTGTCGGCCTTGGCGGCCTGGGCTCCCCGGTGGCACTGTACCTGGCTGCCGCCGGGGTGGGTGAGCTGCACCTGGCCGACTTCGACACCGTCGACCTGACCAACCTGCAACGCCAGGTGATTCACGACAGTGCCAGCGTCGGCATGAGCAAGGTCGATTCGGCCTTGCAGCGCTTGCAGGCAATAAACCCGGAGATCGGTCTGGTTGCCCATCGCCAAGCCCTGGACGAAGATTCGCTGGCTGCCGCTGTGGCGGCAGTCGACCTGGTGCTGGACTGCTCCGACAATTTCGCTACTCGTGAAGCGGTCAACGCGGCCTGTATGGCTGCTGGCAAACCACTGGTGAGCGGCGCGGCGATCCGCCTTGAAGGGCAGTTGTCGGTGTTTGACCCTCGGCGCGACTACAGCCCCTGCTACCACTGTCTGTACGGGCATGGCAGTGACGATGAACTGACCTGCAGCGAAGCTGGCGTGATCGGCCCGCTGGTGGGTTTGGTGGGCAGCCTGCAAGCGCTGGAGGCAATGAAGCTGCTGGCCGGCTTCGGCGAACCGCTGGTGGGTCGTCTGCTGTTGATCGATGCTCTCGGCACCCGTATCCGTGAGCTGCGCGTCAAGCGCGACCCGGCTTGCGCAGTTTGCGGCAAGCGCGATGGCTGAGCGTTCGGCGCCGGTCGGCGTGATGGACTCGGGGGTCGGCGGTTTGTCGGTACTCGCCGAAATCCAGCGCCTGCTGCCCAACGAGACGCTGCTGTATGTGGCCGACTGCGGCCATGTGCCTTACGGTGAGAAGTCGCCGGACTATATACGCGAGCGCTGCCGGCATATTGCCGGGTTCTTCCAGGCACAAGGCGCCAAAGCCATGGTCCTGGCCTGTAACACCGCCACGGTGGCGGCGGTGGCTGACTTGCGCGAGCTGTACCCGACTTGGCCGCTGGTGGGCATGGAGCCGGCCGTGAAGCCTGCTGCTGCCGCCACCCGCTCGGGCGTGGTCGGTGTACTGGCAACTACCGGTACCTTGCAAAGTGCCAAGTTTGCAGCGCTGCTGGACCGCTTCGCCAATGACGTCCAGGTGATTACTCAGCCATGCCCTGGGCTGGTCGAGCTGATCGAGACCGGTGACCTGGCCAGCCCGGCGCTTCGCCAGATGCTGCTTGGCTATGTGCAGCCGTTGCTGGCCGCCGGCTGCGATACGCTGATCCTCGGTTGCACGCATTACCCCTTCTTGCGCCCGTTACTGGCCGACCTGGTGCCAGCGGACGTGGCGATCATCGACACCGGCGCCGCTGTGGCGCGTCAACTGCAAAGGCTGCTGGGTGCCAATGACCTGTTAGCCGAAGGCCCGGCCGGCGACACCCGCTTCTGGACCAGCGCTGACCCAGAATTCCTCCGAAAAATCCTGCCTGTGCTGTGGCATAAGTCCGACGATGTGCAAAGCTTTGCGTTGTGAAAAAAACGTGAAAAACAGCTGAACTATCGTTCCACTTCTGCTTTCTACCGCTTGCCTGATTGAGGCGGACACTAATAACAGCATCAGGAAGAAGGATGTTTCTCATGAGGAAACTGCTCGGCTTGGCGGCGGCTGCCGCCTTTACTTTGGGTCAAGCAATGTCGGCACAGGCTGCCGACATTTCGGTTTCGGTGGGGCAGACCGGTGACTCGACCATGGTCTACCGGCTAGGGCTGCAATCGAACTGGGACGCAAGCTGGTGGCAGACCAGTGTTGGTCGGCTGACCGGATATTGGGATGGGGCCTATACGTATTGGGACGGCGACGAGACGGCGAGCAACCATAGCTTGTCGTTCGCGCCAGTGTTCGTTTACGAATTTGCCGGGGAGTCGGTGAAGCCCTACATCGAAGCGGGGATCGGTGTAGCCGCGTTCTCCAGCACCGAGCTGGAAAGCAACGAGCTGGGCTCGGCATTCCAGTTCGAGGACCGCATCGGCTTTGGTTTGCGCTTTGCAGGGGGGCATGAGATCGGGGTGCGGGCGATCCATTATTCCAATGCGGGCATCAAAGAGCCTAACGATGGTGTGGAGAGCTATAGCTTGCACTACCGCATGGCGCTCTGAGTTCACCTGCACAGGCCTTTTCGCGGGTGAACCCGCTCCCACAGGGAATGCACGATCCTCAAAGGGTGTGCGTTCTGTGGGGGCGGGGCTAACGCCGATTTCAGGGGCTTAGCGCGTCAACGGCCATAGGCTGCTGAGTTCCAGCGCCTCCAGAACCAGTTCCGGTTCAGCTTGCGGCCACCGACGCAACAACGCTTCAGCAACGCTCTGTGGCGTCCATTGCTCCGGTATCGCCTGCGCCGACGTCACCGCTACCTTGAGCGACTGTGGCCCTACTATGGTCAGGCCTACCCCTTGAGCTTTCAAGGCCTGGCGCTGCTCACGCATCCACTGCGGCAGGTTGTTCCAGCCTGCAGTTACCTGCGTCGGGGCATACAATTGCAATGCCGAATAGCGGTTGAACACTGCCAACACCTGCGGTGAATCCCCCTTGGCCAGCAGGGGCAAGGCATGGCCAAGGCACTGCTCAGCCGCCAGCTGGTTGCTTGTGACGATCGCCTCGAACAGGTCGCTGTCCGCTACGTCGTCTGGCAGATAATCGCTGGTACCGGCATTGATGATCAGACCATCCAGCGAGCACCAGGCATGGCCTATCTGCTGGCAGGCATCCGCTGCATTTGGCTCGGCATGCAACTGCCAGGGCAGGCGCAAGAATCGCCGACCATGTTGTGCTGCCAATCTTTCCAGTTCATCGCTTTCCTTCGTACTGGCGGCAACGCGGTGGCCCTGTTCGAGCAAGCGTTCCACCAAAGCCAGACCTAGCCCATTGCTGGCGCCCGTAACCCAAAAACTGCGTGAGTTAGTCAAGACGTTGTCCTCTAATCCTGCCGGCGGGGAAGGCCCTTGAAAGCTTCTATTGCACGCTGGCGACTGCTGCTGAGATCGACCATAGGACTGTGATACAAATTAGTAGCAAATAGATCCCTGGATTTCATCGGTTCATGGATATTTTTCTCATCTATGTCACGTAGGTCCGGCAGCCAGTGCCGAATGAAATGCCCCTGAGGGTCGAAACGCTGAGACTGTGAAATCGGGTTGAAGATACGGAAGTAGGGCACTGCGTCCGTTCCGGTGGACGCGCTCCACTGCCAGCCGCCATTGTTGGCCGCCAGGTCACCGTCTATCAAGTGGCGCATGAAGTGCCGCTCGCCCTTGCGCCAGTCGATCAGCAGGTTCTTGCTGAGGAACATGGCCACGATCATGCGCAGCCGATTATGCATCCATCCGGTGTGGAGCAACTGGCGCATGGCGGCGTCGATGATCGGGAAACCCGTACGGCCCTGTTCCCAGGCTTCAAGGTCGGCCGGTGCATCACGCCAGGGCAGGGCTTCGGTCTGGGCGCGGAAGGCACGGTGTCGCGAGACCTGAGGGTAACCGCACAGGATGTGCTTGTAGAACTCGCGCCAGAGCAGCTCGTTGATCCAGGTCTGCACGCCCGTACTGCCACTGTCGAATTCGCCCCGGTTGCTGGCCAGTGCACCGTGCAGGCACTGGCGAGGCGATATCACGCCGGCGGCCAGGTAAGGCGAAAGCTGGCTGGTACCAGGTTTGGCAGGCAGGTCACGCAGTTGCTGGTAGTCATCAATGGCTTCGTCGAGAAAGCGGGACAGCCGCCCCTGCGCCTGCGCTTCACCCGCTGGCCAGTGTTCACGCAGAGCGCGGGCGGGTGTTTCAAAACCGTCCACGTGTTGCGGAACAGGGTCGGCAGGGATGTGCAGCGGTGCCTGCCGCTTAACCCGGTGGGCCAACGCGGGCAGGCTGCGATGCAGGTGCTCCAGGCAGGTTTTCTTGAACTGGCTGAAAACCTGAAAATAATCGCCACTGCGGGTGAGGATGGTGCCCGGGCGGAACAACAGCTGGTCGAGGTGGCTGTGTGCCTGAATGCCCGACTTTTCTAGCAGGGCGCGGGTGGCATCATCGCGGCGCTGCTCGTTGATGCCGTACTCTTCGTTCCAGTGAACGCTTGCCACCTGATGTTGGCGGCATACCTCCAGCACGGCTTGTGGTGCCTGCTCCCAGGTGTCTATCTTGCGGATCAGCAGGGGGATATTCAGGCCTTCCAGCGATTGGCGCAGGTCGCGCAGGCTGCGCAGCCAGAAATCGACTTTGCAGGCGGCGTCATCATGGGCCTGCCATTGCCCGGGGCTGATCAGCCACAGGGCGATGGTGGGCCCGCGCTCGGTGGCGGCGCTGAGCGCGGTGTTGTCATCGATGCGCAGGTCACTGCGCAGCCAGGTCAGGTGCATGGGGCATTCATCTCTACAGGCAGGCGGTCATGGGCTTGAAGCAAGCTCAATGCCACTTGCGGGGTGTCGAACAGGGCGAGGTTGGGCAACTTGAGGGCACGCAGCTGCGCTTCATGCAGCAACAGCGTCGGGCCGCCGGCCAGGATTGGCATGGGCAGGTTGTGCAGGGTGCGTTGCAGTGCCTTGCCATCGATGCGGGGCCCCAGGTGCAGAAGTACGGCGCGGGGGCTGAGCGTGCTGACGGCGCGTTGAAGGTGCGGGCCGGCAACGGGGCGCTCCAGCACCTCGACCGGGAACCCGTTGCTGGTGAACAGCCAGGCGCAAAGCCATAAACCGGGGCTGAAGACACGTTCACTGTCTTCCACCAGCAACACCGCAGGGCCCTGCAGCAGCTGGTTGTCATGGTAGACGCGGGCACCTAGCTTGCTGCGTAGCCAACTGTGGAAAAACGCCTGTTCCAGCTGCGCATTGAAGTAACTACGCCAGCGCAGGTCGAGGAGGTCGAGCAGCGGCAGCAGCAGTTGTTCGCACAGGGTAACGGCCGGGTACAGGGCCATGGCCTGGTTGAGCTGCTGGTCAAGGGCGCGCTGGGACAGGTTGGCAATGGCCTCGATCAGCTGGAATTGTCGGGCCTGCCAGTCACCTTTGGGCGGTGTGCCGGAGGGTTTGTCGAGCAGCTCGCGTACCTGGCCGACCGATGCCCCACGCTGCAACCAGCCAAGGATTGCCTCGACCCGACCCACCTGATCCAGCGGATACAGGCGATGCCCCTTGGCGGTGCGCTGCGGCTTGAGCAGGCCATACCGGCGCTCCCAGGCGCGCAGGGTGACCGGATTCACGCCAGTGCGACGGGCAAGTTCGCCGATGGGCAGCAAGGTTTCAGACTGCATTGCGCAAGCCCAGACTTTCCGGGTGCGGCTGCAGGTAGGCCTGTTGCAGCAGGTAC from Pseudomonas fortuita carries:
- a CDS encoding MerR family transcriptional regulator; this translates as MQSETLLPIGELARRTGVNPVTLRAWERRYGLLKPQRTAKGHRLYPLDQVGRVEAILGWLQRGASVGQVRELLDKPSGTPPKGDWQARQFQLIEAIANLSQRALDQQLNQAMALYPAVTLCEQLLLPLLDLLDLRWRSYFNAQLEQAFFHSWLRSKLGARVYHDNQLLQGPAVLLVEDSERVFSPGLWLCAWLFTSNGFPVEVLERPVAGPHLQRAVSTLSPRAVLLHLGPRIDGKALQRTLHNLPMPILAGGPTLLLHEAQLRALKLPNLALFDTPQVALSLLQAHDRLPVEMNAPCT
- a CDS encoding SDR family oxidoreductase; amino-acid sequence: MTNSRSFWVTGASNGLGLALVERLLEQGHRVAASTKESDELERLAAQHGRRFLRLPWQLHAEPNAADACQQIGHAWCSLDGLIINAGTSDYLPDDVADSDLFEAIVTSNQLAAEQCLGHALPLLAKGDSPQVLAVFNRYSALQLYAPTQVTAGWNNLPQWMREQRQALKAQGVGLTIVGPQSLKVAVTSAQAIPEQWTPQSVAEALLRRWPQAEPELVLEALELSSLWPLTR
- a CDS encoding acyloxyacyl hydrolase; translation: MRKLLGLAAAAAFTLGQAMSAQAADISVSVGQTGDSTMVYRLGLQSNWDASWWQTSVGRLTGYWDGAYTYWDGDETASNHSLSFAPVFVYEFAGESVKPYIEAGIGVAAFSSTELESNELGSAFQFEDRIGFGLRFAGGHEIGVRAIHYSNAGIKEPNDGVESYSLHYRMAL
- the murI gene encoding glutamate racemase; translation: MAERSAPVGVMDSGVGGLSVLAEIQRLLPNETLLYVADCGHVPYGEKSPDYIRERCRHIAGFFQAQGAKAMVLACNTATVAAVADLRELYPTWPLVGMEPAVKPAAAATRSGVVGVLATTGTLQSAKFAALLDRFANDVQVITQPCPGLVELIETGDLASPALRQMLLGYVQPLLAAGCDTLILGCTHYPFLRPLLADLVPADVAIIDTGAAVARQLQRLLGANDLLAEGPAGDTRFWTSADPEFLRKILPVLWHKSDDVQSFAL
- the phrB gene encoding deoxyribodipyrimidine photo-lyase — translated: MHLTWLRSDLRIDDNTALSAATERGPTIALWLISPGQWQAHDDAACKVDFWLRSLRDLRQSLEGLNIPLLIRKIDTWEQAPQAVLEVCRQHQVASVHWNEEYGINEQRRDDATRALLEKSGIQAHSHLDQLLFRPGTILTRSGDYFQVFSQFKKTCLEHLHRSLPALAHRVKRQAPLHIPADPVPQHVDGFETPARALREHWPAGEAQAQGRLSRFLDEAIDDYQQLRDLPAKPGTSQLSPYLAAGVISPRQCLHGALASNRGEFDSGSTGVQTWINELLWREFYKHILCGYPQVSRHRAFRAQTEALPWRDAPADLEAWEQGRTGFPIIDAAMRQLLHTGWMHNRLRMIVAMFLSKNLLIDWRKGERHFMRHLIDGDLAANNGGWQWSASTGTDAVPYFRIFNPISQSQRFDPQGHFIRHWLPDLRDIDEKNIHEPMKSRDLFATNLYHSPMVDLSSSRQRAIEAFKGLPRRQD